Proteins encoded in a region of the Triticum dicoccoides isolate Atlit2015 ecotype Zavitan chromosome 3A, WEW_v2.0, whole genome shotgun sequence genome:
- the LOC119267968 gene encoding uncharacterized protein LOC119267968, which yields MPPPAAPTPPPAEPLPNSPDSTSPTEEAEADAGGTPSRAGPVGTVSWGTGTIVGVFTGLLYGGAKEANANVSKDAEVMLKMGSTTDKREQYRLMRDAMEKRFIRVAKGSLVGGARLGMFTATFFGIQNLLIENRGVHDVFNIAGAGSATAAAFGLILPGSPMWRARNVLVGSALGAGICFPLGWVQLKLAEKANLEIENSKSPSDLQGNQSRVGAAIDRLENSLRK from the exons ATGCCTCCtcccgccgccccgacgcctccTCCCGCCGAGCCGCTGCCAAATTCGCCAGATTCTACCTCCCCCACG GAGGAGGCTGAGGCGGATGCGGGAGGCACACCGTCGAGGGCCGGGCCGGTGGGGACAGTAAGCTGGGGAACCGGGACCATCGTCGGCGTATTCACCGGGCTTCTCTACGGCGGGGCCAAGGAGGCCAACGCCAACGTC AGCAAAGATGCTGAAGTGATGTTGAAAATGGGAAGCACCACTGACAAGCGCGAACAGTATAGGTTGATGAGAGATGCCATGGAGAAAAGGTTCATCCGGGTTGCCAAAGGCTCACTAGTTGGTGGTGCTCGCCTTGGGATGTTCACTGCAACTTTCTTTGGCATACAGAACCTTCTTATTGAGAACCGTGGGGTACATGATGTATTCAATATTGCTGGAGCTGGCTCGGCTACCGCAGCTGCTTTTGGGCTTATAT TGCCTGGTTCACCAATGTGGCGTGCAAGGAATGTATTGGTCGGATCTGCTCTTGGTGCCGGAATTTGCTTTCCCCTTG GTTGGGTACAGTTGAAGTTGGCAGAGAAGGCCAATCTTGAGATTGAAAATTCAAAATCGCCGTCAGATTTACAAGGCAATCAAAGTCGTGTGGGGGCCGCGATAGACAGACTAGAGAACAGCCTGAGGAAGTAA
- the LOC119267969 gene encoding glutamate--tRNA ligase, cytoplasmic-like: MELKLAFPQDSPPLSIISAAKIAGVPLIIDPTLASGSVPTLHFSSGDFIHGVNTILRYIARAASLSSFYGQDNIQAAHVDQWLEYAPLILSGSEFEAACSFLDGYLASRTFLVGYGLSIADIVVWSNLTGTGQRWESLRRSKKYQSLVRWFNSVAADYADALDEVTSAYIGKRGIGKSPAPSLKEKVPGLKENTSGHEIDLPGAKVGEVCVRFAPEPSGYLHIGHAKAALLNKYFAERYKGRLIVRFDDTNPSKESNEFVENVLKDIETLGVKYDVVTYTSDHFPKLMEMAESLIKQGKAYVDDTPKEQMRSERMDGVESKRRNSTVEENLSLWKEMVNGTKRGTECCVRGKLDMQDPNKSLRDPVYYRCNPDPHHRVGSKYKVYPTYDFACPFVDALEGVTHALRSSEYHDRNAQYYRILQDMGLRRVEIYEFSRLNMVYTVLSKRKLLWFVQNNMVEDWTDARFPTVQGIVRRGLKIEALIQFILEQGASKNLNLMEWDKLWTINKKIVDPVCGRHTAVLKDKRVLFTLTNGPEEPFVRILPRHKKHEGAGKKATTFANRIWLEYADASVVSVGEEVTLMDWGNAIIREIKTDNGTVTQLVGELHLEGSVKMTKLKLTWLSDIEDLVSLSLVDFDYLINKKKLEEDEDFLDNLNPCTRREALALGDPNMRNVKKGEVIQLERKGYYRCDVPFIRSSKPIMLFAIPDGRQKSTSIGA, from the exons ATGGAGCTCAAACTAGCTTTCCCCCAGGACAGCCCACCACTTTCCATCATTTCGGCTGCTAAGATTGCAGGTGTTCCCCTAATCATTGATCCAACCCTTGCCTCAGGTTCAGTGCCCACACTACACTTCAGTTCTGG GGATTTTATACATGGTGTCAACACAATTCTCCGGTACATTGCACGTGCTGCATCTCTttccagcttctatggccaagacaATATTCAGGCAGCACAT GTTGACCAATGGCTCGAGTATGCACCACTCATTCTGTCAGGCTCTGAATTTGAAGCTGCTTGCTCATTTCTTGATGGATACTTGGCATCTCGAACCTTTTTGGTTGGTTATGGTCTATCAATTGCTGACATTGTTGTGTGGTCAAATCTCACAG GAACTGGTCAACGATGGGAAAGTCTAAGGAGGTCAAAGAAATATCAGAGCCTTGTCCGCTGGTTCAACAGCGTAGCTGCAGACTATGCAGACGCGCTAGATGAAGTTACATCAGCTTATATTGGAAAGCGTGGAATAGGCAAATCTCCTGCGCCAAGCTTGAAAGAGAAGGTGCCTGGTTTGAAGGAGAACACGTCAGGTCATGAAATAGATCTCCCAGGTGCCAAAGTTGGGGAGGTTTGCGTTCGTTTTGCCCCAGAGCCTAGTGGGTATCTCCACATTGGTCATGCAAAGGCTGCACTGTTGAACAAGTATTTTGCAGAAAGATATAAAGGGCGTTTAATAGTTCGATTTGATGACACAAATCCTTCTAAAGAAAGCAATGAATTTGTTGAGAATGTCCTGAAAGATATTGAGACACTTGGGGTTAAATACGATGTAGTTACATACACATCAGATCATTTTCCAAAGCTAATGGAAATGGCTGAAAGTTTGATTAAGCAGGGAAAGGCATATGTTGATGATACACCCAAGGAGCAAATGAGGAGTGAAAGGATGGATGGTGTGGAATCTAAGCGTAGAAACAGTACTGTTGAGGAGAACTTGTCGCTGTGGAAAGAGATGGTTAATGGCACCAAAAGGGGTACCGAGTGCTGTGTACGCGGTAAACTTGACATGCAGGACCCAAACAAATCACTTCGAGATCCTGTTTACTACCGTTGCAACCCTGATCCCCATCATCGCGTTGGCTCAAAATACAAGGTCTATCCAACTTATGACTTCGCTTGCCCATTTGTTGATGCACTAGAAGGTGTGACTCATGCTCTTCGTTCAAGCGAATACCATGATCGGAATGCACAGTACTATCGTATCCTTCAAGACATGGGCCTGCGGAGGGTAGAAATCTACGAGTTCAGCAGGCTGAATATGGTTTATACCGTTCTTAGCAAGCGCAAGCTTCTGTGGTTCGTCCAAAACAATATGGTGGAGGACTGGACTGACGCACGCTTTCCCACTGTACAAGGCATTGTACGCCGTGGCTTGAAGATTGAAGCATTGATCCAATTTATACTGGAGCAG GGTGCTTCAAAAAATCTCAATCTTATGGAGTGGGATAAACTCTGGACAATCAACAAGAAGATAGTTGATCCTGTGTGTGGAAGGCATACTGCTGTGCTGAAAGACAAACGCGTGCTTTTTACCCTTACTAATGGTCCAGAGGAACCATTTGTTCGAATCTTACCAAGGCACAAGAAACACGAGGGTGCTGGAAAGAAGGCTACGACGTTTGCAAACAGAATTTGGCTAGAGTATGCTGATGCATCAGTCGTTAGCGTGGGCGAGGAAGTTACTTTGATGGACTGGGGAAATGCTATCATTAGAGAAATCAAGACAGATAATGGAACAGTTACTCAACTAGTTGGTGAACTCCATCTTGAAGGGTCAGTGAAGATGACAAAGCTGAAACTAACATGGCTATCAGATATTGAAGATCTTGTGTCTCTCTCTTTGGTAGATTTTGACTACCTAATTAATAAGAAGAAG CTGGAAGAAGATGAGGACTTCCTTGACAATCTCAACCCTTGCACTCGGCGAGAAGCTTTAGCTCTTGGAGACCCGAACATGCGGAACGTGAAGAAAGGAGAAGTTATACAGCTCGAAAGGAAAGGCTATTACAGGTGTGATGTTCCATTTATCCGGTCGTCCAAACCAATTATGCTTTTTGCCATTCCAGATGGCCGACAGAAGTCCACGTCGATTGGAGCCTAG